From Acanthopagrus latus isolate v.2019 chromosome 22, fAcaLat1.1, whole genome shotgun sequence, the proteins below share one genomic window:
- the ccnk gene encoding cyclin-K produces MLKSSAAGPSSVASPQPMKESKENFSMSGQGILDHIKPCWYWDKKDLAHTPSQSEGLDPGTEARYRREGARFIFDVGTRLGLHYDTLATGIIYFHRFYMFHSFKQFPRYVTGACCLFLAGKVEETPKKCKDIIKTARSLLNDVQFAQFGDDPKEEVMVLERILLQTIKFDLQVEHPYMFLLRYVKQLKGEKNKVCKVLQMAWTFVNDSLCTMLSLQWEPEIIAVAVMYLAGRLCKFDIQEWTAKQSSRRWWEQFVQDVPVELLEDICHQILDLYSQGNKPIPQQIQEKERSSNPPLPAPPVPLGQPPASNPPPPPPKKTSPQGGSPARQLKRSHTSPKDEPKAPEQVGSKIPRLESPMPPLPTSQPPPDRKAPLPAPPTEAEPGSEAAPPPPHAPPPHQQPPPLPHRPPPPPPSNYIMSTTSSYMSGEGFQSLQSMMKTEGPSYAPMPPSYAPPIPPYHVYPPPAAPPPGPPPPPSNYPPPNLPPTYPPPGYNSYPPPPPRMPPGHVPPPGLGLPPAGYPPPPPVPPGQSQVPLPPPPGMPMNRGGWMR; encoded by the exons ATGTTAAAG TCCAGTGCAGCGGGTCCATCCTCCGTTGCCTCTCCCCAGCCGATGAAGGAATCCAAGGAGAACTTCTCAATGTCTGGCCAAGGAATTCTGGACCACATCAAACCATGCTGGTACTGGGACAAGAAGGATTTAGCCCACACCCCCTCCCAGTCTGAAGGCCTGGACCCTGGCACAGAGGCCCGGTACCGGAGGGAAGGAGCCCGCTTCATATTCGACGTTGGGACCAGACTTGGCCT ACACTATGACACTCTAGCAACTGGCATCATATATTTCCACCGCTTCTACATGTTTCACTCCTTCAAGCAGTTTCCCAGATAT GTGACGGGTGCTTGCTGTCTTTTCTTGGCCGGGAAAGTGGAGGAAACTCCAAAGAAGTGTAAAGACATCATCAAGACTGCCCGCAGCTTACTGAACGACGTGCAGTTTGCTCAGTTTGGAGATGATCCGAAG GAAGAGGTGATGGTGTTGGAGAGAATTTTGCTCCAGACTATCAAATTCGACCTGCAGGTGGAGCACCCTTACATGTTCCTGCTGCGCTACGTCAAGCAGCTCAAAG GTGAGAAGAATAAAGTGTGCAAGGTGCTACAGATGGCGTGGACCTTTGTCAACGACAG CCTGTGCACCATGCTGTCCCTGCAGTGGGAACCAGAGATTATCGCGGTGGCCGTCATGTACCTGGCCGGCCGCCTCTGTAAGTTTGACATCCAGGAGTGGACCGCCAAGCAGTCGTCACGCCGCTGGTGGGAGCAGTTTGTCCAGGACGTTCCAGTTGAGCTGCTCGAAG ACATTTGCCACCAGATTCTGGACCTGTACTCTCAAGGAAACAAGCCCATCCCTCAGCAGATCCAGGAGAAGGAGCGGTCATCCAATCCTCCACTCCCAGCTCCTCCAGTCCCACTGGGACAACCACCAGCCTCTaaccctcctcccccaccaccgAAGAAGACTTCTCCTCAGGGTGGCAGCCCTGCACGGCAGCTCAAACGCTCACAT acaTCCCCAAAAGATGAACCAAAGGCTCCAG AACAAGTTGGATCAAAGATTCCTCGACTGGAGAGCCCCATGCCCCCTCTGCCAACATCGCAGCCTCCCCCAG ACCGCAAAGCCCCGCTTCCAGCTCCTCCCACGGAAGCAGAACCAGGAAGTGAAGCGGCCCCTCCTCCCCCGCACGCCCCACCTCCACATCAGCAGCCCCCTCCGCTACCCCATCGGCCTCCTCCGCCTCCGCCCTCCAACTACATCAtgtccaccaccagctcttaCATGTCCGGTGAAGGCTTCCAGAGCCTGCAGTCAATGATGAAGACAGAAGGTCCCTCCTACGCCCCCATGCCGCCCAGCTACGCACCCCCGATACCGCCGTATCACGTGTATCCTCCGCCTGCAGCACCGCCTCCAggccctccacctcctccctccaacTATCCGCCACCCAACTTGCCGCCAACATATCCACCACCAGGCTACAACAGCTACCCTCCGCCGCCGCCACGCATGCCGCCGGGCCACGTGCCCCCTCCAGGTTTAGGCCTCCCACCTGCTGGGtaccctcctccaccccctgtGCCCCCAGGACAGTCACAGGTGCCCCTGCCCCCTCCGCCTGGCATGCCCATGAACCGTGGCGGGTGGATGAGATGA